The sequence below is a genomic window from Desulfovibrio oxyclinae DSM 11498.
TAGCGTCGGACGCGTTCCACCCGGTTCATGAGGACCTCCCGGTCAGGTGCAGCCACAGGCAGCCCGCAAGGAATGCGACGTACAGCACAATGATCAGGCCGAGCAGAAACTGGATGGCCAGCATCCCTTCGCTGCCCGTGAACAGCCAGATGATGAAGTTTTTCATGACTCCTCCCGCATGGTTTTGACGGCTTCCATGAAGCGGGCGAGGTAGCTCTGCGCCTCAAGGCCCGCCTCCTGAAACTTCTTCAGCTCGTCGTCGGATATGCGCTGGCCGTCCGGGCCGTCGGGGTCGGTCGCGTGGTCGAAACTGCGCATGACCTCGCCGAACCGGGCGGTAGCCTGCACTGCCGTGCGTGCGGCTTCGCTGTTGCCGACCTTGCCCGTTGGCATGGGGATGATCAGGTAGCCGTGCGCCGCCGCGAATTTGGAAAGCAGGCGATCATCCTGCGTGTAACGGATCAAGGCCGAGAACTCGGCCAGGGACAGCCTGTGCGTGTGCACGTTGGGCGCGACCTTGTTCATCAGGGTCGAATAGCCGATGCCCATCAACTCGGCGATCTGTTCGGCCTTCATGCCGCTGCGTGCGTGCTTGGTGCTGTCCTGCAGGGCAAAAAGCAGGGGGAGCAAATCGGCGTTGTGCATGAGAAATTACCTCCTGAATTCTCACCGCTGGCGGTAAAAAAAATTGCCGCGCACAAGAGGGGAGGGGTTACCCTCCCGCCTCGGCGCGAGCCTGTTCGATACGCTGTTGCAGCCAACCCTTGGGCGGGCCGGGCTTCTTGTCCCTGCCAGCGGGCAGGTACGGTTCGGGAATACGCTGGCCGCCGGGTGCGCGATAACTGCGCATCCCTTCCAGCACCGCCACGGGAACCTCTTCGGCGTTGCAGTGGCGGCTGGTCTGAGCAGGGCTCAGGCCGAGGTGGGCGGCCAGATCCTTGACCGAAGCGCCGGACATCTTGAGCCATCCGGCAATGCGTCCTTGACGGGGGTCTTTGGGTTCCATAGTTTCAGCGTGTGTTAAGTGTTCGTGTCGGGTGTCTGCATCAACTGTTACCGTCACCCCTAATTCAAAAAAGTCGAACAAGTCAATACAAAAATCGAACAATGGCAAAAAAAGTCGAATATTGTGCCTTCGGGTGGCGTCTTAAGCAGGTCATGGAGCGTGCGGGCCTGAGCCACAACGATTTTGCGGCGCGCCTCGGGGTGGGTCCGGGAACGCTTTCGGGGTGGATGAAGGGCACGAGTCAGCCGAAGCTCGACATTTTGTCGTTCATTGTTCGAGAATTCGGAGCAGACGCCGCGTGGCTGCTGACGGGCGAAGATGCGGCGACTGCACCAGAGAGTCCGGCGACAACCCGCAAGCTGTACCCAGGCTACGAGCCGCC
It includes:
- a CDS encoding helix-turn-helix domain-containing protein encodes the protein MAKKVEYCAFGWRLKQVMERAGLSHNDFAARLGVGPGTLSGWMKGTSQPKLDILSFIVREFGADAAWLLTGEDAATAPESPATTRKLYPGYEPPSEAVKKVEQAMAEVDELHVLRASMVVLETRFNERAAQLGIYNPKIHPDVAGEGKAVRHYSRLSPDEPEDQDRG
- a CDS encoding phage regulatory CII family protein, with protein sequence MHNADLLPLLFALQDSTKHARSGMKAEQIAELMGIGYSTLMNKVAPNVHTHRLSLAEFSALIRYTQDDRLLSKFAAAHGYLIIPMPTGKVGNSEAARTAVQATARFGEVMRSFDHATDPDGPDGQRISDDELKKFQEAGLEAQSYLARFMEAVKTMREES